A region from the Thermanaeromonas sp. C210 genome encodes:
- a CDS encoding betaine/proline/choline family ABC transporter ATP-binding protein (Members of the family are the ATP-binding subunit of ABC transporters for substrates such as betaine, L-proline or other amino acids, choline, carnitine, etc. The substrate specificity is best determined from the substrate-binding subunit, rather than this subunit, as it interacts with the permease subunit and not with substrate directly.), with protein MIRLEGVTKVFPRQKVPAVKNLSMEVGEGEICVLVGPSGCGKTTTMKMINRLIEPTEGKIYVNGQDVTAVDPIKLRQDIGYVIQEIGLFPHMTIAENIATVPREKGWAADKIQQRVDVLLELVGLDPAVYRHRKPADLSGGQRQRVGVARALAADPPILLMDEPFGAVDPITRAHLQNEFLSLQKKMHKTVIFVTHDIDEAIKMGDRIAVMRAGELVQYDTPDRLLSAPADDFVAALVGHNRALKRLHLVKAGDVARQDVPVAQTNCSLDEAKKILQGGNLPVIVIVDGLNRPKGVVNREELLRQNRQAALKDLINPLESVADEDATLYDALSTMLNYGERYVVVLNRNKEFQGVITFGYLLELMKENGS; from the coding sequence TTGATCAGGCTTGAAGGTGTTACTAAGGTGTTTCCCCGTCAAAAAGTTCCGGCGGTAAAAAATTTGAGTATGGAAGTCGGGGAAGGAGAAATATGTGTACTGGTAGGTCCTTCCGGTTGCGGTAAAACTACTACTATGAAAATGATCAACCGGTTGATTGAGCCTACTGAAGGGAAGATATATGTGAACGGCCAGGATGTGACCGCCGTGGACCCCATTAAATTGCGTCAAGATATTGGCTACGTTATTCAGGAAATAGGGCTGTTCCCTCACATGACCATTGCCGAGAATATTGCTACTGTGCCCAGGGAAAAGGGTTGGGCGGCGGATAAAATACAACAGCGGGTAGACGTGCTACTGGAATTGGTGGGGCTAGATCCTGCCGTATACCGGCACCGTAAACCTGCGGACTTAAGCGGTGGGCAACGACAGCGGGTAGGCGTGGCCAGGGCATTGGCGGCCGATCCTCCCATATTGCTTATGGATGAGCCCTTCGGCGCGGTAGACCCCATTACCAGGGCCCACTTGCAGAACGAATTTCTTTCCCTGCAAAAAAAAATGCATAAAACTGTCATCTTTGTGACCCACGATATAGACGAAGCTATAAAAATGGGTGACAGGATTGCTGTTATGCGGGCTGGCGAGCTGGTGCAGTATGATACGCCGGACCGGCTCCTGAGCGCACCGGCAGATGACTTTGTAGCAGCCCTGGTCGGCCACAATCGTGCCCTGAAAAGGCTACACCTGGTCAAAGCAGGGGATGTGGCCCGGCAGGATGTGCCCGTGGCCCAAACCAATTGTTCCCTTGATGAAGCTAAAAAGATTCTACAGGGTGGTAACTTACCGGTAATCGTTATAGTGGACGGCTTGAACCGCCCCAAGGGGGTTGTCAACAGGGAGGAACTGTTGCGCCAGAACAGGCAGGCTGCCCTCAAGGACCTCATAAATCCGCTGGAAAGCGTGGCCGATGAGGATGCAACCCTTTACGACGCCCTTTCCACGATGTTAAATTACGGCGAGCGTTATGTAGTAGTTTTAAACCGGAATAAGGAATTTCAAGGAGTCATTACCTTTGGCTATCTCTTGGAGTTGATGAAGGAAAATGGGTCTTAA
- a CDS encoding ABC transporter permease: MSFWSLVISRWNNILESTGEHVLIVLVAVCIAVIVGVALGVMITYWRFLAGPVLYFCQVVMTIPSLAMLGLLLPVFGIGYKTGVATLILYSLLPIVRNTYAGIQGIEPAIIEAAKGMGMRETTILRRIKLPLAWPVILAGIRTAVVMIVGIAAIASYIGAGGLGEFIFRGISQWNLQLVLLGALCVSVLAVLADGLLKRAESRARR; this comes from the coding sequence ATGAGTTTCTGGTCATTAGTCATCAGCCGGTGGAATAACATCCTGGAATCCACGGGCGAACATGTCTTAATTGTTCTTGTGGCAGTGTGTATTGCTGTTATAGTCGGGGTGGCGCTGGGGGTAATGATTACTTATTGGCGCTTTCTGGCGGGCCCCGTCCTGTACTTTTGTCAGGTCGTTATGACCATACCCAGTCTGGCCATGCTAGGCCTTTTACTGCCGGTGTTTGGCATTGGTTACAAGACGGGAGTGGCCACTCTAATCCTCTACTCTCTTTTACCCATTGTGCGCAACACGTACGCAGGTATCCAGGGAATCGAACCGGCAATAATTGAGGCGGCGAAGGGCATGGGAATGAGGGAAACTACTATTTTACGCCGCATAAAACTTCCCCTGGCCTGGCCTGTAATTCTGGCCGGTATACGTACCGCAGTGGTCATGATCGTCGGGATTGCGGCAATCGCTTCTTATATTGGGGCCGGCGGGTTAGGTGAATTTATCTTCCGGGGTATTTCCCAATGGAATCTGCAGCTTGTTCTGCTGGGAGCCCTTTGTGTCTCTGTATTAGCCGTACTTGCCGACGGCTTACTGAAACGAGCGGAAAGCCGGGCCCGCCGCTAA
- a CDS encoding alpha-hydroxy-acid oxidizing protein, with product MEKKIKRKAFEILKGICSVCPVCDGRRCPTGVPGMGGVGTGEAFRRNIEALKGWKVNLRVLHDKKEQDTCLKFLGCSLPFPILAAPVTGTKVNFGGRMKETDLARAMVQGAKLAGTLAMTGDAPDPEVFKAGLIAVREAGGWGIPVIKPRANKEIIALIRQAEEAGATAVGIDVDAAGFINMVRAGQLVEPKSVADIREIVRATSLPVILKGIMTVADAEAAVEGGAAAIVVSNHGGRALDHTLGTAEALPGIAGKVKGKIAILADGGIRTGVDVLKMLALGAEAVLVGRPLCIAACGGGAEGVHKKLLDMASELQAAMRLTGCGTLQDVNCSILKNV from the coding sequence ATGGAAAAAAAGATTAAGCGGAAGGCCTTCGAGATTTTAAAAGGCATCTGCAGCGTTTGTCCCGTATGCGACGGACGCCGTTGCCCTACTGGTGTGCCCGGCATGGGCGGCGTAGGAACGGGAGAGGCCTTCCGCCGCAATATCGAAGCTTTGAAGGGATGGAAAGTAAATTTAAGAGTTTTGCATGATAAAAAAGAGCAAGATACTTGTCTGAAATTTTTAGGTTGCAGTCTACCCTTTCCCATACTGGCTGCCCCGGTGACCGGTACTAAAGTAAATTTTGGAGGTCGCATGAAAGAGACTGACCTGGCTAGGGCTATGGTCCAGGGTGCCAAACTGGCGGGGACCCTAGCCATGACGGGCGATGCGCCGGACCCAGAGGTTTTTAAGGCGGGCCTTATTGCCGTACGCGAAGCCGGGGGTTGGGGTATTCCCGTTATTAAACCGAGAGCGAACAAAGAGATTATCGCCTTAATACGGCAGGCGGAAGAAGCAGGAGCCACGGCTGTGGGTATCGATGTAGATGCAGCAGGGTTTATCAATATGGTGAGGGCGGGTCAGCTGGTTGAACCCAAGAGTGTGGCGGATATAAGAGAAATTGTGCGGGCTACCTCTTTACCGGTAATTTTAAAGGGCATAATGACGGTAGCGGATGCCGAAGCGGCAGTAGAGGGCGGGGCAGCAGCCATTGTAGTCTCCAACCATGGGGGACGCGCCCTGGACCATACTTTGGGGACTGCTGAAGCCCTACCGGGGATTGCCGGCAAAGTTAAGGGGAAGATAGCCATTCTAGCCGATGGAGGCATACGTACAGGGGTGGATGTCCTGAAAATGCTTGCTCTAGGGGCCGAGGCGGTATTGGTGGGCCGTCCGTTGTGCATAGCTGCGTGCGGAGGTGGGGCTGAAGGTGTCCATAAAAAACTTCTAGATATGGCCAGCGAATTGCAGGCAGCTATGCGGTTAACAGGGTGCGGAACTTTACAAGATGTAAATTGTTCTATTCTCAAAAACGTATAA
- a CDS encoding transposase, with product MDAIAALTILAEIGDIKRFSGAKKFASFSGLVPSVHQSGKIR from the coding sequence ATAGACGCCATAGCCGCCTTGACCATCCTGGCCGAGATAGGCGATATCAAGCGCTTTTCCGGGGCGAAGAAGTTTGCTAGTTTTTCCGGTCTGGTTCCTTCGGTGCACCAATCGGGCAAGATCAGGTAA
- a CDS encoding ABC transporter substrate-binding protein yields MARRVLGLMVGVLVLMLAVTGCGGETNRQDSGQVTGEKESFSAAPLRVGVIQPLSGPVAQSGQNVLWGAEIAVDNINAEGGVLGRPIELVVYDSKNDPADAVNAAQKLITGDRVNVIMGCWGSSPTLAVLPIVEKAGIPIVVETSSSPKITEQGYKMVFRIAATSVQEAEGIKDTLFKNIDIRRAAFIAVNNDWGRGGVEAYSTIIKELGGEVVSVEYVGEEVTEFYAQLTKIRDSGADTIFINSEISQIALVVKQVRELKLPQNIISIGGSNFSDALIELAGKEAAEGVWSVQHSVPWIPDKTANPERARVFLESWTKANYPWLGVQEGVRGFDGIYTIAEAVKVAKGSDDPKDLVPALRSLDFNGIASRIKFNEKGQSEVQMYLVRVVDGKTVLVE; encoded by the coding sequence TTGGCTAGGCGAGTTCTGGGGTTAATGGTGGGTGTGTTAGTCCTGATGTTAGCGGTAACAGGCTGCGGAGGTGAAACTAATAGGCAGGATTCGGGACAGGTTACAGGCGAGAAAGAAAGTTTTTCGGCCGCACCCCTGCGAGTGGGCGTAATACAACCCCTATCAGGTCCCGTAGCCCAATCTGGTCAAAATGTGCTCTGGGGAGCCGAAATAGCCGTTGACAACATTAATGCGGAAGGAGGCGTATTAGGGCGACCAATTGAGCTAGTAGTGTATGATTCCAAGAACGACCCCGCCGACGCCGTTAACGCTGCCCAGAAACTCATCACGGGTGACAGAGTTAACGTAATAATGGGTTGCTGGGGTAGCTCTCCTACGCTGGCCGTCTTACCCATTGTAGAAAAGGCTGGAATACCTATAGTGGTAGAAACGTCAAGCTCTCCCAAAATAACAGAGCAAGGGTACAAAATGGTATTCAGAATTGCCGCAACCAGCGTGCAGGAGGCGGAAGGGATTAAAGATACTTTGTTTAAGAACATCGATATTCGTAGGGCAGCTTTCATTGCGGTTAACAACGATTGGGGACGCGGTGGCGTAGAAGCATATTCTACCATAATTAAGGAACTGGGTGGTGAAGTGGTTTCAGTTGAATATGTGGGGGAGGAAGTGACAGAATTTTATGCCCAACTTACTAAGATTAGGGATTCGGGTGCCGACACTATCTTTATTAATAGCGAGATAAGCCAAATTGCTCTAGTTGTTAAGCAAGTTAGAGAACTTAAATTACCTCAGAACATAATTTCCATCGGCGGCAGCAATTTTTCAGACGCCCTTATTGAATTGGCAGGAAAAGAAGCGGCTGAAGGGGTATGGTCAGTACAGCATTCTGTCCCGTGGATACCCGACAAGACCGCAAACCCTGAGCGAGCTAGAGTCTTTTTGGAAAGCTGGACTAAGGCCAATTATCCGTGGCTTGGAGTGCAAGAAGGAGTAAGAGGTTTCGACGGAATCTATACGATTGCGGAAGCTGTTAAGGTAGCTAAAGGAAGCGACGATCCTAAAGACCTGGTGCCGGCATTGCGCAGCCTCGATTTTAACGGAATAGCCAGCCGGATTAAGTTCAATGAAAAGGGCCAGAGTGAGGTGCAGATGTATCTGGTTAGAGTGGTGGATGGCAAGACGGTGCTCGTTGAATAA
- a CDS encoding ABC transporter ATP-binding protein: protein MFHDFWDNAGLSPEGRRVFPRMTVLENLEIGAFSVQDRTIVQEQIEKVFKLFPVLKERWKQKAGTLSGGEQQMLAIGRALMARPKLLLLDEPSLGLAPIMVQRIAEAILSLKREGISILLVEQNANIALQIADRGYLIQNGEVVLEGRAKDLIVDSRVKKVYLGVAN from the coding sequence ATTTTCCACGATTTTTGGGACAACGCCGGTTTATCTCCCGAGGGAAGACGAGTTTTTCCTCGTATGACCGTACTGGAGAATCTTGAAATTGGCGCATTTAGTGTCCAAGACCGTACCATAGTGCAGGAACAGATAGAGAAAGTTTTCAAACTGTTTCCAGTCCTTAAAGAGAGATGGAAACAGAAAGCTGGGACTTTAAGTGGAGGAGAACAGCAAATGTTAGCTATAGGAAGAGCCTTGATGGCTAGACCCAAGTTGCTACTCCTCGACGAGCCTTCCTTAGGTCTAGCACCTATTATGGTCCAGCGCATCGCGGAGGCCATCTTGTCTTTGAAAAGAGAAGGTATAAGTATCTTACTGGTAGAACAAAACGCTAATATAGCTTTGCAAATTGCCGATAGGGGATACTTGATTCAGAATGGGGAGGTGGTGTTGGAGGGACGGGCCAAAGATTTGATAGTGGATAGTAGAGTGAAAAAGGTTTACCTTGGGGTTGCGAACTGA
- a CDS encoding IS1634 family transposase: protein MFIKITKSRDHQYVQLVRSYRENGVVKHKVLLNLGRLDEIENNPSFQRLGKRLLELSKAREVTSLANFSEAQIKNWGYVVYRKIWNQFELPELLKEISAKHKVQFSLSDASFLMVVQHLLEPRSKLGTYNHQQRYASLPDVALNHLYRSLDLLSEHKELLEEEMFRKNRHLFNMKVDVVFYDVTTFSFASVKADTLRDFGFSKDGKYNEVQVVLGLLIDCEGRPIGYELFPGNTFDGKTLEAALEKLEKRFGLRRVIIVADRGINSKLNLKRIVERNYSYIFAARIKKMKKEITDMILDEDGYQEIKDDEEGEVLRYKVIEYINEFTAEGEKYQLPEKLIVTYSSRRAEKDRSDRERLIEKAQSLLESKAKIRASNKRGGKKYLKEVDCTGTWVLDEEAINWDQQFDGYYGIQTNEKEMSAKDILDAYHNLWRIEESFRVMKSTLEVRPVFHWTERRIKGHFVICFLAFLLERTLESKLRQAGENASPVEIREALNSLNFAEVEIEGETFFIKTKGTELSKKILRLMRIAPPANITRVEEFASRWQGQA, encoded by the coding sequence ATGTTCATCAAGATAACTAAATCTAGGGACCACCAGTACGTTCAGTTGGTTCGGTCTTACCGGGAAAACGGTGTTGTCAAACACAAGGTCCTTTTAAATCTCGGCCGCCTGGATGAGATTGAAAACAACCCCAGCTTTCAAAGATTGGGAAAGCGCCTTTTAGAATTGTCCAAGGCCAGGGAGGTGACCAGTTTAGCGAACTTCTCTGAGGCGCAGATCAAGAACTGGGGTTATGTGGTCTACCGGAAGATCTGGAACCAATTTGAACTACCCGAACTGCTGAAAGAGATTAGTGCCAAACACAAGGTCCAATTCAGCTTAAGTGACGCGAGTTTTCTGATGGTCGTCCAGCACCTCCTTGAGCCCAGGAGCAAACTGGGCACCTACAACCACCAGCAACGTTATGCCAGTTTGCCCGACGTGGCTTTGAACCACCTCTATCGCTCCCTGGATTTACTCAGTGAGCACAAAGAATTGCTGGAAGAAGAGATGTTCCGGAAGAACCGCCACCTTTTCAACATGAAAGTAGATGTGGTATTTTACGACGTAACGACCTTTTCCTTTGCCAGCGTCAAAGCCGATACTTTACGAGATTTTGGCTTCAGTAAAGACGGCAAGTACAACGAAGTCCAGGTGGTACTGGGTTTACTTATTGATTGCGAAGGTCGGCCCATAGGCTATGAGCTTTTCCCCGGCAATACCTTTGACGGTAAAACCCTGGAAGCAGCCTTAGAAAAGCTGGAAAAACGTTTTGGCCTGCGCCGGGTAATTATCGTGGCGGACCGGGGGATTAACAGCAAGCTCAATTTAAAGCGCATAGTAGAACGTAACTACAGCTACATTTTTGCCGCCCGCATTAAGAAGATGAAGAAAGAGATTACCGATATGATCCTGGACGAAGACGGCTATCAGGAGATCAAGGACGACGAAGAAGGAGAAGTCCTTCGCTACAAGGTTATCGAATACATAAACGAGTTCACCGCTGAAGGAGAAAAATACCAATTACCCGAAAAACTGATCGTCACCTACTCCAGCCGGCGGGCGGAGAAAGACCGGTCCGACCGGGAAAGGTTAATCGAGAAGGCCCAAAGCCTTTTAGAAAGCAAGGCTAAAATCCGGGCCAGCAATAAACGCGGCGGCAAGAAATACCTCAAAGAAGTAGATTGTACCGGCACCTGGGTGCTGGACGAAGAAGCAATTAACTGGGACCAACAATTTGACGGCTACTACGGCATCCAGACCAACGAGAAAGAGATGAGCGCCAAAGACATTCTGGATGCTTACCACAACCTGTGGCGGATTGAAGAATCCTTCCGCGTCATGAAAAGCACCCTGGAAGTACGACCGGTTTTCCATTGGACCGAAAGGCGGATTAAGGGGCACTTTGTAATCTGTTTCCTGGCCTTTCTTCTCGAACGCACCCTGGAATCCAAGCTCCGGCAAGCTGGAGAAAACGCCTCGCCGGTAGAGATCCGGGAAGCGTTAAACTCCCTCAACTTTGCCGAGGTGGAAATCGAAGGAGAAACCTTCTTTATTAAGACCAAGGGTACAGAGTTAAGCAAAAAGATCCTGCGCCTGATGCGAATCGCTCCCCCTGCCAATATCACTCGTGTAGAAGAGTTTGCTTCTCGCTGGCAGGGCCAGGCGTAG
- a CDS encoding ferredoxin domain-containing protein translates to MPNIMYTAAELMAVAARTAPKAAGKDFVVLEILQGDQLQKLADAMVDYGRQTNRKNFDRDGENVRRSEAVLLIGLKNAQKAGLDCGACGEPRCAELKDLQPGPEFAGPICAWRLLDLGIAIGSAVKTASILNIDNRIMYRIGVLARRLGLIDADMAVGIPLSATGKNIYFDR, encoded by the coding sequence ATGCCCAACATTATGTATACCGCTGCCGAACTTATGGCGGTAGCCGCCCGTACGGCTCCCAAGGCGGCCGGCAAGGACTTTGTGGTCTTAGAAATCCTGCAAGGAGACCAGTTGCAGAAGCTGGCCGATGCCATGGTTGACTACGGGCGTCAGACTAATCGCAAGAATTTCGACCGGGACGGGGAAAATGTAAGACGTTCCGAAGCAGTCCTGCTGATAGGGTTAAAAAACGCCCAAAAGGCCGGATTGGACTGTGGCGCTTGCGGAGAGCCTCGGTGCGCAGAGCTGAAGGATTTACAGCCGGGCCCGGAGTTTGCCGGCCCTATATGCGCCTGGCGTCTCCTGGACTTAGGCATCGCCATAGGCTCGGCGGTCAAGACGGCCAGCATCCTCAATATTGACAATCGCATTATGTATCGCATTGGGGTCCTGGCCAGGCGTCTGGGCCTCATCGATGCGGACATGGCAGTGGGCATACCCCTCTCGGCTACCGGCAAAAACATTTATTTCGACCGTTAA
- a CDS encoding metallophosphoesterase codes for MALFALGDLHLGRDMSLFGPEWDHHEHRIVEEWKKAVRPQDTVYLLGDLSWAMRLEEALPHLQLLKSLPGRKRILKGNHDYWWQTERKMRAAILDADFDLLKPEVVEGLAICGTRGWLVPGHPLFNPETDERVYRRETLRLERALQELARIRQGTEPIIVMLHFPPALTGEPSAFVDLMREYGVQRCYYAHLHGQDRLRALEGNHWGMEFHLVSGDHLAFRPAQLN; via the coding sequence ATGGCCCTTTTTGCCCTAGGCGATCTCCATCTGGGTCGCGACATGTCCCTTTTCGGACCGGAATGGGATCATCACGAGCATAGAATAGTGGAGGAATGGAAGAAAGCCGTTCGACCGCAGGATACCGTTTACCTGCTGGGAGATCTCAGCTGGGCCATGCGCCTGGAGGAAGCCCTTCCCCACTTACAGCTTTTAAAGAGCTTGCCCGGCCGCAAGAGGATTCTTAAGGGCAACCACGATTACTGGTGGCAAACCGAAAGGAAGATGCGGGCTGCCATTCTAGACGCGGATTTCGACCTCTTGAAACCCGAAGTGGTGGAAGGGTTGGCCATCTGCGGTACCCGCGGATGGCTGGTGCCGGGGCACCCCCTTTTTAATCCGGAAACCGATGAGAGGGTTTACCGGAGGGAAACCCTGCGGCTGGAAAGGGCCCTGCAGGAGCTGGCCAGAATAAGGCAGGGAACCGAACCCATAATTGTAATGCTGCATTTTCCCCCGGCTCTTACGGGCGAGCCTTCTGCCTTCGTGGACCTCATGCGGGAGTATGGCGTCCAACGTTGTTATTACGCCCATCTCCACGGCCAGGACCGCCTAAGAGCCCTGGAGGGAAACCACTGGGGAATGGAATTTCATTTGGTGTCGGGAGACCACCTGGCCTTCCGGCCGGCGCAGCTAAACTAA
- a CDS encoding isocitrate/isopropylmalate dehydrogenase family protein, translating into MRHVVTLIPGDGTGPEVTAAARRVLEASGAELEWEVVEAGESALKKYGSVLPGEVLESIRRNRVALKGPITTPVGTGFRSVNVALRKELDLYANVRPVKNLPNVPSRYQNIDLVIFRENTEDLYAGVEHTVGEDAAESIKIITRKGSERIARAAFEYARKKGRRRVTAGHKANILKLTDGLFLHCFYEVAKDYPEIEADDRIVDNLSMQLVQKPEQYDVLVLPNLYGDILSDLCAGLVGGLGVAPGANLGEAAAVFEPIHGSAPKYAGQNKVNPLATILSGVMMLEHLGEDEPAARVRQAVNEVLLEGKYLTYDLGGTAGTQEMAEAIVRRLEQSTGG; encoded by the coding sequence TTGCGGCATGTAGTAACGTTGATACCGGGGGATGGTACCGGCCCGGAAGTGACCGCGGCCGCGCGGCGGGTCCTGGAGGCCAGCGGGGCCGAGCTCGAGTGGGAAGTGGTGGAGGCAGGTGAATCCGCCCTTAAGAAATACGGCAGCGTTCTGCCCGGGGAAGTGCTGGAATCCATCAGGCGGAACAGGGTGGCCCTTAAAGGACCCATTACCACTCCTGTAGGCACCGGATTTCGCAGCGTCAATGTGGCCCTGCGCAAGGAACTGGACCTTTACGCCAACGTTCGGCCGGTTAAGAATTTACCCAACGTACCTTCCCGGTACCAGAACATCGACCTGGTAATCTTCCGAGAGAATACCGAAGACCTTTACGCCGGGGTGGAACATACGGTAGGCGAGGATGCGGCGGAGAGTATCAAGATCATTACCCGCAAGGGCTCGGAAAGGATAGCCCGGGCGGCCTTTGAGTATGCGCGGAAGAAAGGCCGCCGACGGGTCACCGCGGGTCACAAGGCCAATATTTTGAAACTCACCGACGGTCTTTTCCTGCACTGCTTTTACGAAGTGGCCAAGGATTATCCTGAAATCGAAGCCGACGACCGGATTGTGGATAATCTCAGCATGCAACTGGTACAGAAGCCGGAACAGTACGATGTGCTGGTATTGCCCAACCTGTACGGCGACATCCTTTCCGACCTCTGCGCCGGCCTAGTGGGCGGCCTGGGGGTAGCTCCCGGAGCCAACCTGGGGGAGGCGGCTGCGGTTTTTGAGCCCATCCACGGCAGCGCGCCGAAGTACGCCGGGCAGAACAAGGTTAATCCTCTGGCTACTATCCTTTCCGGAGTTATGATGCTGGAGCACCTAGGTGAGGATGAACCTGCCGCGCGGGTCCGGCAGGCCGTCAACGAGGTTTTGCTGGAAGGCAAATATTTAACCTACGACCTGGGCGGGACGGCAGGAACCCAGGAGATGGCGGAGGCCATTGTGCGGAGGCTGGAACAGAGCACGGGAGGATAA
- a CDS encoding hydantoinase/oxoprolinase family protein, giving the protein MLIGLDMGGTHTDAVLISEGEVVEHVKVLTDPADFLASIEQALNTLLKHRDPAAIRRINLSTTVCTNAIVEGKTEPVGLLLIPGPGLNPSFLTCAKVTVILQGSIDHRGRETSPLKREELESARRQFQDNGIRCLAAVGKFSVRNPAHELEIAHLLEGSYDFITLGHRLSGRLAFPRRVYTAYLNSSVWRVYSRFAGAVRSYVESKGLKIEPFILKADGGTLTLASAVNTPVETILSGPAASIMGALALAPVEDDFVILDIGGTTTDIAFCAGGVPLFEPQGIRLGPYPTLVRSFFVHSVGLGGDSSIRIVDGRMAIGPQRQGPPAALGGPAPTPTDALITLGLLQLGDRGRAERAIESLGKPVGLSIRETAQSALDEFTAGIARTVNQLLHYLNSRPVYTIREVLTERKLEPRRVIAVGAPAPLLKPFLEKASGLPVEVPSLAGVANAVGAALSHPTATLALFADTERGVLTAPEIGWQERIDRSFSLEQARRRAFALLEQRLRELGYTGGVPELEVIEEQAFNMVRGFYTVGRNIRLKVQNRPSLIGLKGGTYDHA; this is encoded by the coding sequence ATGCTGATCGGCTTAGACATGGGCGGCACCCATACTGATGCCGTCCTTATCTCTGAAGGCGAGGTTGTGGAGCACGTAAAGGTCCTTACCGATCCCGCCGACTTTTTGGCTTCCATCGAGCAGGCCCTAAACACCCTTCTGAAGCACAGGGACCCTGCAGCCATACGGCGCATAAACTTGAGCACCACCGTGTGCACCAACGCCATTGTGGAAGGGAAAACAGAACCCGTGGGCCTGCTCCTTATACCCGGTCCGGGACTTAACCCCTCTTTTTTGACCTGCGCAAAAGTGACTGTAATCCTCCAGGGCAGCATTGACCACCGGGGCCGGGAGACCAGCCCCCTCAAGCGTGAGGAACTGGAGTCGGCCAGGCGGCAGTTCCAGGACAACGGTATCCGCTGCCTGGCAGCGGTGGGAAAATTCTCCGTCCGCAACCCGGCCCATGAATTGGAGATAGCGCACCTTTTGGAAGGAAGCTATGATTTTATCACCTTGGGCCACCGGTTGTCGGGCCGCTTAGCCTTCCCCCGGCGGGTGTACACTGCGTACCTGAACAGCTCCGTCTGGCGGGTCTACAGCCGATTTGCCGGGGCAGTCCGGTCTTATGTGGAAAGCAAGGGTTTGAAGATAGAACCCTTTATTCTCAAGGCGGACGGGGGTACCTTGACTTTAGCCAGCGCGGTGAATACTCCCGTGGAAACCATCCTTTCCGGACCGGCGGCCAGCATCATGGGTGCTTTGGCGCTGGCACCGGTTGAAGACGATTTCGTCATTCTGGACATCGGCGGCACCACTACGGATATTGCCTTCTGCGCTGGCGGCGTCCCCCTTTTTGAACCCCAGGGCATACGCCTGGGGCCTTATCCCACCCTGGTGCGGTCCTTTTTCGTTCATTCAGTAGGGCTGGGCGGGGATAGCTCCATTAGAATAGTAGACGGGCGTATGGCCATCGGTCCCCAGCGTCAGGGCCCTCCGGCTGCCCTGGGCGGTCCCGCTCCCACCCCTACCGACGCCCTCATCACACTCGGCCTGCTGCAACTGGGGGATCGAGGGCGGGCAGAGAGGGCTATAGAAAGTCTGGGTAAACCGGTGGGCTTATCCATTAGGGAAACGGCTCAAAGTGCCCTCGACGAATTTACCGCAGGTATCGCCCGGACTGTAAACCAGCTTCTTCACTACCTGAACAGCCGACCTGTGTATACGATCCGGGAAGTTCTGACCGAAAGGAAGCTGGAGCCGCGCCGGGTGATTGCCGTAGGGGCCCCCGCTCCCCTCTTAAAGCCCTTCCTGGAAAAAGCCTCCGGCCTGCCGGTAGAAGTGCCTTCCCTCGCAGGGGTAGCCAATGCCGTAGGCGCGGCTTTAAGCCACCCCACGGCGACCCTGGCCCTTTTCGCGGATACGGAGAGGGGTGTCCTGACGGCTCCCGAGATAGGATGGCAGGAAAGAATTGACCGCTCTTTTTCCCTGGAGCAGGCGCGGCGGCGGGCCTTTGCTTTGCTGGAGCAGCGCCTTAGAGAATTGGGGTACACCGGAGGCGTTCCTGAGCTGGAAGTAATAGAGGAACAGGCCTTCAATATGGTGCGCGGGTTTTACACCGTCGGCAGAAATATACGCCTCAAGGTCCAGAACAGGCCGTCTCTCATCGGGCTGAAAGGGGGAACCTACGACCATGCTTAA